The Scyliorhinus canicula chromosome 13, sScyCan1.1, whole genome shotgun sequence genome contains a region encoding:
- the LOC119976284 gene encoding transmembrane protein 212-like, which yields MKRSDLHIGRTLLAFGIISIFLGVITFFPVFSYKPWFAGWSAKIACPIWNGAVALIVGLLLVLEERDPDLLFLRVFGFPLAIVNLIVSPLQFVIALAAILIGPLCYYSFAGISGTGYLGFAVQFPYGYSSPTVCLDPPLYEYYHLVLQLTSLLLSAVIFSLSLHFCIRLTMRFNATGTLTGQRWRW from the exons atgaAACGTTCAGACCTGCACATCGGAAGGACGCTCCTCGCCTTTGGAATCATCTCCATTTTCTTGGGAGTCATCACTTTCTTCCCAGTTTTTTCCTACAAGCCCTGGTTTGCAGGGTGGAGTGCCAAGATCGCTTGTCCCATCTGGAATGGGGCTGTG GCGCTAATTGTGGGGTTGCTGCTGGTGCTCGAGGAGAGAGACCCCGATTTGCTATTTCTG AGAGTATTTGGGTTTCCCTTGGCCATCGTCAATCTCATCGTCTCACCCCTACAATTCGTCATTGcgctggctgccatcctgattgGTCCACTCTGCTACTACTCCTTTGCGGGAATTTCAGGCACAGGCTACCTGGGATTCGCTGTCCAATTTCCGTATGGTTACAGCTCCCCCACCGTCTGCCTGGACCCCCCGCTTTACGAATATTACCACCTGGTCCTTCAACTCACCAGTCTGCTGCTGAGCGCTGTCatcttctccctgtctctgcattTCTGCATCCGACTCACCATGAGATTCAACGCAACAGGAACGCTCACC GGTCAGCGCTGGAGGTGGTAA